A genomic window from Parvularcula sp. LCG005 includes:
- a CDS encoding beta-galactosidase: MNLKPVLVSALALLSAPAFSAVSHAQNTGAPPAGQVQWDDKDKLYVGTNYQPVDRTQEQITYDIGLMKKAGFNVVRMGDLSWDYFQPAEGVFTFEAFDSVIDQMHAAGIRVILDIPGQPAPMWLHHEYPGVDLVTQDGVRLYAAERYMDNISDPDYLRLVSDLADAMLKRYGNHPAVIAIGYNNEIGNGFMSYSEADKVRFVSWLKEKYGTLDNLNSAWATQRWARTLTSWDQIEIPYGDGPGPFERYLDLRRYWSEATIDVLMILERARRKYAPDKPAISNLWDSSDRKGFDYLSTHRDYVTHGAHGYYNGDAIGGGFETMMMRGALPTPSWFVEFQAGGGGYYGTRGRSRMWGYFGLINGAQGMLAWTFNSHLGGEEQALFGLIDHDDTPSWKLDEWGAIAEEFRMMAKMGFPRELNQEVAIAYSFEAKVASAPKSWSNTVAQYITTPYMEQAHNAFAAVYNDNIDVAVINIGHEDLSPYKFVVVPGIYLMDQASADAIRTYVENGGTVIMTAFSAKVDETNQWFNTPLPGRLSDVFGLKTNEFYRHYGPLNGKVGDAEFSTPITFYEVLVPSTAKVLGRIENVDGKPPAVTVNTFGKGRAIYVATPAHPSVMQPVYQGLYEKLGIKPGPKTPEGVYARVVDGRTLYVNASYGPKDVMIDGRKKGLLSGKTWDGTLHLEPDGVEVLE, from the coding sequence ATGAACCTGAAACCCGTTTTGGTCAGCGCGCTGGCGCTTCTCTCCGCCCCAGCTTTTTCGGCCGTTTCCCATGCGCAGAACACAGGCGCTCCCCCAGCCGGGCAGGTGCAGTGGGACGACAAGGACAAGCTCTATGTTGGTACGAACTATCAGCCGGTGGATCGCACGCAGGAGCAGATAACGTATGACATCGGTCTGATGAAAAAGGCGGGTTTCAACGTCGTGCGCATGGGCGACCTGTCGTGGGATTATTTCCAGCCGGCCGAAGGGGTGTTCACTTTTGAAGCTTTTGACAGCGTCATTGATCAGATGCACGCCGCCGGAATCCGCGTCATCCTCGACATTCCGGGACAGCCAGCCCCCATGTGGCTGCATCATGAATATCCTGGCGTCGATCTGGTGACGCAGGATGGCGTGCGCCTCTACGCCGCCGAACGCTACATGGACAATATTTCGGACCCGGACTATCTGCGTTTGGTCAGCGATCTGGCGGACGCCATGCTGAAACGCTACGGGAATCACCCGGCGGTTATCGCCATCGGCTATAACAACGAAATCGGTAACGGTTTCATGTCCTATTCAGAGGCCGATAAAGTCCGTTTTGTCAGTTGGCTGAAAGAAAAATACGGCACACTCGATAACCTCAATAGCGCATGGGCGACCCAGCGCTGGGCACGGACCCTGACCTCATGGGATCAGATTGAAATCCCCTATGGTGACGGGCCAGGACCATTTGAACGGTATCTGGATCTGCGGCGGTACTGGTCAGAAGCCACGATTGACGTGCTGATGATTCTCGAGAGAGCCCGGCGTAAATACGCACCTGACAAGCCTGCTATCTCGAATTTGTGGGACAGTAGTGACCGCAAGGGCTTTGATTATCTTTCGACGCACAGGGACTATGTGACCCACGGGGCCCACGGCTATTACAACGGTGATGCCATTGGTGGCGGTTTCGAAACCATGATGATGCGCGGCGCGTTGCCCACGCCAAGCTGGTTTGTCGAGTTCCAGGCCGGCGGCGGCGGCTATTACGGCACCCGTGGACGGTCACGCATGTGGGGCTATTTCGGCCTGATCAATGGCGCGCAAGGTATGCTCGCCTGGACGTTCAACAGTCATCTGGGCGGCGAAGAGCAGGCGCTGTTCGGTCTTATCGATCACGATGACACCCCGTCATGGAAGCTCGATGAATGGGGCGCTATTGCTGAAGAATTCAGGATGATGGCGAAAATGGGCTTCCCGCGCGAGCTGAACCAGGAAGTGGCCATCGCGTATTCCTTTGAAGCCAAGGTGGCATCTGCGCCGAAGAGCTGGTCGAATACGGTCGCGCAATACATCACCACGCCATATATGGAGCAGGCGCATAACGCGTTTGCTGCTGTCTATAACGACAATATCGATGTGGCGGTCATCAATATCGGCCATGAGGATCTCAGCCCATACAAGTTCGTCGTGGTGCCAGGCATCTATCTGATGGATCAGGCCTCTGCCGACGCAATCCGCACCTATGTAGAAAATGGCGGCACGGTCATCATGACCGCGTTCAGCGCCAAGGTGGACGAGACGAACCAGTGGTTCAACACACCCTTGCCCGGTCGGCTGTCGGACGTGTTCGGCCTGAAGACGAATGAGTTCTATCGCCATTATGGACCGCTGAACGGGAAAGTCGGTGATGCTGAATTCAGCACACCAATTACTTTTTACGAGGTGCTGGTCCCATCAACGGCAAAGGTGCTTGGGCGTATTGAAAATGTCGACGGCAAACCACCTGCGGTGACCGTCAACACATTCGGCAAAGGCCGGGCCATTTATGTAGCCACCCCTGCCCATCCGTCTGTCATGCAACCAGTCTATCAGGGCCTCTACGAAAAGCTCGGCATCAAGCCCGGCCCGAAAACCCCTGAAGGCGTTTATGCGCGCGTGGTCGACGGACGGACGCTCTATGTGAATGCTTCGTACGGACCAAAAGACGTCATGATTGATGGCCGGAAAAAAGGCCTGCTGTCCGGAAAGACCTGGGACGGCACGCTGCATCTCGAGCCTGATGGCGTGGAAGTGCTGGAATAG
- a CDS encoding response regulator produces the protein MKRPTILIVEDEALVGLALAEKFEDSGYGVMGPFASVEETLQAVTASRPDAALLDMNLGYGDTSEPIAEWLASADIPFAFLTGYSELKPSKEWLKTKPFLSKPVDPDRAVAEAERLLTPIA, from the coding sequence ATGAAACGACCGACCATCCTGATTGTCGAAGATGAGGCTCTGGTAGGGCTCGCTCTGGCTGAAAAATTCGAAGACAGCGGGTATGGCGTCATGGGGCCGTTTGCCTCGGTCGAAGAAACCTTGCAGGCGGTAACCGCCAGCCGGCCCGACGCGGCCCTTCTCGACATGAATCTGGGCTATGGCGACACGAGTGAACCCATCGCCGAATGGCTGGCCAGTGCCGACATCCCCTTCGCGTTTCTCACCGGCTATAGCGAGCTGAAACCCAGCAAGGAATGGCTGAAGACCAAGCCTTTTCTGTCCAAGCCCGTCGACCCCGACCGGGCCGTGGCCGAGGCTGAACGGCTTCTGACGCCGATCGCCTAG
- a CDS encoding alpha-L-fucosidase codes for MVDFDRRSLMGAPLAAALGYAALGTRAKADDRPSAPPIQNGPFQPTPESLNRFEAPDWFRDAKLGIWSHWGPQAVPRMGDWYARWMYVPGHPIYDHHINTYGHPTRFGYKDILPLWKAENFDPEGLMTRYAEAGAKYFVSMGVHHDNFDLWNSKHHRWNAVAMGPKRDIVGSWQKAARKRGLRFGVSEHLGASHNWWYPSHSYDQFWPEIGKPYDGADPQYADLYHPAHNEPYIGTGQSWYTTDPAFHRIWFNRIRDLVDSYQPDLLYTDGGIPFGATGRALVAHLYNSSLNRHGNPEAVYCSKDLGSGEFYKDAGIQDVERGVLPGINPLPWQTDTSNGDWFYSDDYTYKTPQQVIAMLIDIVSKNGNMLLNIVQYPDGDLPPESDALLTALSAWMRVNAEAIHGTRPWKIFGEGPTQATHGAFQESGDYTPQDIRFTTKKDALYALTLAQPQGRVSIPSLARTSPHESRVVKKVRLLGSDASLTFRQTDNALEIDLPSTLPTLFASAFEITFSN; via the coding sequence ATGGTAGATTTCGACAGGCGCAGCCTTATGGGCGCGCCGCTGGCCGCCGCTTTGGGCTATGCGGCTTTGGGCACGCGGGCCAAGGCCGATGACAGGCCAAGCGCGCCTCCCATTCAGAACGGACCATTCCAGCCGACTCCAGAATCGCTGAACAGGTTCGAGGCACCGGACTGGTTTCGCGACGCCAAACTTGGCATCTGGTCACATTGGGGGCCGCAGGCTGTGCCGCGCATGGGCGACTGGTACGCCCGCTGGATGTATGTGCCGGGCCATCCGATCTATGATCACCACATCAACACCTACGGCCATCCGACCCGGTTCGGTTACAAGGACATTCTACCGCTCTGGAAAGCGGAAAACTTCGACCCCGAAGGGCTGATGACCCGATACGCTGAGGCGGGCGCGAAATATTTCGTCAGTATGGGCGTCCACCATGACAATTTCGATCTGTGGAATTCAAAGCACCATCGCTGGAACGCCGTGGCAATGGGTCCGAAGCGTGACATTGTCGGGAGTTGGCAGAAGGCGGCGCGCAAGCGGGGCTTGCGCTTTGGTGTGTCGGAGCATCTGGGCGCCAGCCATAACTGGTGGTATCCCAGCCACAGCTATGACCAGTTCTGGCCGGAGATTGGAAAGCCCTATGACGGCGCCGATCCTCAATATGCTGATCTCTATCATCCGGCACACAACGAACCTTACATCGGGACCGGCCAGTCGTGGTACACGACGGATCCAGCTTTTCACCGCATCTGGTTCAACCGAATTCGCGATCTGGTCGATTCCTATCAGCCCGATCTGCTTTATACGGATGGCGGCATTCCGTTTGGCGCGACAGGCCGCGCGTTGGTGGCGCACCTCTACAACAGCAGCCTGAACCGTCACGGCAATCCAGAAGCCGTCTATTGCAGCAAGGATCTGGGCTCAGGCGAATTCTATAAAGACGCCGGGATTCAGGATGTTGAACGCGGCGTGCTGCCCGGCATCAACCCTCTTCCCTGGCAGACAGATACGTCCAATGGCGACTGGTTCTACAGCGACGATTATACCTACAAGACGCCGCAGCAGGTCATCGCCATGCTGATCGATATCGTGAGCAAGAATGGCAATATGCTTTTGAATATCGTTCAGTATCCGGATGGAGACCTTCCGCCCGAATCTGATGCGCTGCTGACAGCGCTGAGCGCCTGGATGCGGGTCAACGCTGAGGCCATCCACGGCACTCGCCCGTGGAAAATCTTCGGCGAAGGCCCAACGCAGGCGACGCATGGGGCGTTTCAGGAAAGTGGCGACTACACGCCACAGGACATCCGCTTCACCACTAAAAAGGACGCCCTCTACGCTCTGACGCTGGCGCAACCGCAGGGCCGGGTTTCGATCCCCTCACTGGCGCGCACCTCTCCCCATGAGAGCCGTGTTGTCAAAAAGGTGCGACTGCTGGGCAGCGATGCGTCTTTGACCTTCAGGCAGACCGACAATGCCCTCGAAATCGACCTGCCATCCACCTTGCCGACGCTCTTCGCGAGCGCCTTCGAAATCACTTTCAGCAATTGA
- a CDS encoding CheR family methyltransferase: MDKQVGDFPIVGIGASAGGLEALNELVKAIPERSGLCYVIIQHLSAEHPSIMDQLLRKHSSIPVQKIEDGMQAKPDTVFVIPGGPSLSIEGNRFVLHDRVTDGGLRTPIDEFFSSLANRNGPACFGVILSGTGTDGTLGIRQIKSAGGFAIVQKSETARFPGMPDSAAATGLIDFTLAPAAIPGRILEIVAHREQLTTDGGGSDRFRADIELALPDILGLIDRSNGHDFSQYKTGTLIRRIERRLTLVRDRSVQLFVERLRDSEEERTVLLQDFLIGVTQFFRDEDAFETLKQDALLPLLNRDQSRFRIWVPGCSTGEEAYSIGMMVHEILEANDDPRPFQIFGTDIDMAALSHARRGHYTESQISGLSAARRERYLIADQDQFQIAPVLRESCVFAPHNLLQDPPFSRLDLVSCRNLLIYLSSSIQNVIIPRFHYALNKKGFLFLGSSESLGKQDRYFTTVDRESRLFQRNDGEEPGYSSLMSTRSDHQRRERRVPSAYTLPSRAVSGTPDFEQQVLTFFARTSGAPFAVVNSVDEVTFLSERMGKFVEPAMGVLSASLDQFLVRALRLPVRSAVAEARSTRELTIERNIVVQSGTTTDLVDVEARPVPFIDGAVMVTLQPVRSQDLTEFSASSDDRDRAERDMIERELTVMRQQLSRTLTDYEATEQELKSSNEELLSMNEELQSSNEELETSREELQSINEELETINAELSENNRQLVEANSDLRNLFESTDIATVFLDNNLCVRRYTPASRRLFGIQDRDIGRPINDLKWKVSYDDLEADAAQVTQTLQPIEREARIDATEETFLMRIRPYRRTDDRLDGCIITFVDITGLKKVEKQLQQNADTLSRQYAELESLYDMTPVGLNLLDRDLRYLRINERLAAINGFPVKDHIGKRQDELVPDIDEKVRATQLEVLRTGTASLGNEVEGTTPADPHEKRYWLVDYYPVVKDGVAIAVGCCVTDVTEQKRLQQAVERGISALAESEKKLRRIFDEAPVYIALHEGSEHRYLYANSALKELIGEPNIEGKALRDVLPLVSDVQQHAHFDSVLTTGEAVQLPDLRITVRPDDGETRDDRWYSVTLQPWFGPDGKPEGVMSFSFDVTEQVLARKTIEASELRLNFALEASRLGVWELDLTTKTAQRTARHDSIFGYQSPLDRWTADQFVEHVLPDDREAVQQGLAIAIENGVDWQFQCQIRRADCAIRWIEGHGRPQMDESGRPVRILGTVVDITERKLAEENQTLLLHELQHRVKNTMATTLAIVQFSAKRATDVASFSKTLRNRLSAISRTHDLLTKGNWEGAYLRAVFDTELSAYTGGPNHRARYEGEDVYLDAKQMLSLTLGLHELATNAAKYGALSSDEGTVVFTVRTDEDRMVHLTWEEMGGPTVTPPQDGASGFGSFLLNRVLGSDLKGTTEVEYRPEGLRCQIHFPLAQ, translated from the coding sequence TTGGACAAACAGGTCGGTGATTTTCCTATTGTGGGGATCGGTGCGTCAGCCGGCGGCCTCGAAGCGCTCAATGAGCTCGTCAAGGCGATCCCGGAACGGTCTGGTCTCTGCTACGTCATCATCCAGCATTTGTCCGCAGAGCATCCGTCCATCATGGACCAATTGCTCAGAAAGCACTCCAGTATTCCGGTCCAGAAGATTGAGGACGGGATGCAGGCCAAACCGGACACTGTCTTCGTCATCCCCGGCGGCCCCTCCCTGTCGATCGAGGGCAACCGTTTTGTCCTGCACGACCGCGTCACCGATGGCGGCCTCCGGACGCCGATTGACGAGTTTTTCAGCTCTCTGGCGAACAGAAATGGTCCGGCCTGTTTCGGCGTGATCTTGTCGGGCACCGGCACCGACGGCACGCTGGGCATTCGTCAGATCAAGAGTGCCGGCGGCTTCGCCATTGTCCAGAAAAGTGAAACTGCTCGATTTCCCGGTATGCCGGACAGCGCGGCGGCGACGGGCCTAATCGACTTCACGCTCGCCCCGGCTGCGATCCCCGGGCGAATCTTGGAAATCGTGGCGCATCGCGAGCAGCTCACCACAGATGGCGGCGGGTCCGATCGTTTCAGGGCGGATATCGAACTTGCGCTACCAGATATATTGGGCCTCATCGATCGCTCGAATGGCCATGACTTCTCGCAATATAAAACCGGCACACTGATCCGTCGGATCGAGCGGCGCCTGACACTGGTACGCGACCGCAGTGTCCAACTGTTTGTCGAACGGTTGCGGGACAGCGAGGAGGAACGGACCGTTCTGCTGCAGGATTTCCTGATCGGCGTCACCCAGTTCTTCCGCGACGAAGATGCGTTCGAGACCCTGAAACAGGATGCCCTTCTGCCCCTGTTGAACCGGGACCAGTCCCGCTTCCGGATATGGGTGCCCGGCTGTTCGACAGGGGAAGAAGCCTACTCCATCGGCATGATGGTGCATGAGATCCTGGAGGCCAACGACGATCCTCGACCGTTCCAGATTTTTGGTACTGACATCGACATGGCTGCCCTCAGCCACGCCCGGCGCGGTCACTACACGGAAAGTCAGATCTCAGGCCTGTCAGCGGCACGCCGGGAGCGATATCTGATCGCCGACCAGGACCAGTTTCAGATCGCACCGGTCTTGCGCGAAAGCTGCGTCTTCGCGCCTCATAATCTGCTGCAAGATCCGCCCTTCTCGCGCCTTGATCTCGTGTCATGCCGGAATTTGCTGATCTATCTTTCAAGCTCCATTCAGAACGTCATCATTCCGCGCTTTCACTACGCCCTTAACAAGAAGGGATTTCTGTTCCTCGGATCGTCTGAATCATTGGGCAAACAGGACCGCTACTTCACGACCGTTGACCGGGAAAGTCGCCTGTTCCAGCGAAATGACGGCGAAGAGCCCGGCTATTCCAGCCTGATGAGTACACGGAGCGATCACCAGCGACGCGAGCGTCGGGTTCCAAGTGCCTATACTCTGCCTAGTCGAGCTGTGTCAGGAACGCCGGATTTCGAGCAGCAGGTGCTGACCTTCTTTGCCCGGACGAGCGGCGCACCGTTTGCTGTCGTCAATTCCGTCGACGAAGTGACCTTCCTCTCCGAACGGATGGGGAAATTCGTCGAACCCGCCATGGGCGTATTATCCGCTAGTCTCGATCAATTCCTCGTCCGCGCCCTGCGGTTGCCGGTCAGGTCAGCTGTCGCAGAAGCCAGATCGACCCGAGAACTGACGATTGAGCGCAATATTGTGGTTCAGTCTGGCACGACAACAGACCTTGTCGATGTCGAAGCAAGACCCGTCCCGTTCATCGACGGGGCGGTCATGGTGACACTACAGCCCGTCCGGTCGCAGGACCTGACAGAGTTTTCTGCATCCTCCGACGACCGCGACCGCGCCGAGCGTGACATGATTGAGCGGGAGCTCACCGTCATGCGTCAGCAGCTGAGCCGCACACTGACGGACTATGAAGCCACCGAGCAGGAGCTGAAAAGCTCCAACGAAGAGCTTCTTTCGATGAATGAGGAGCTGCAGAGCTCCAACGAAGAACTCGAAACATCCCGCGAAGAGCTCCAGTCGATCAATGAGGAGCTGGAAACGATCAACGCTGAATTGTCCGAGAACAACAGACAGCTGGTGGAAGCCAACTCCGATCTGCGCAATCTCTTCGAAAGCACTGACATTGCGACCGTGTTTCTGGACAATAATCTGTGCGTTCGCCGGTACACCCCTGCCTCGCGGCGGCTGTTCGGCATTCAGGACAGGGATATTGGCCGCCCCATCAACGACCTGAAATGGAAGGTCAGCTATGACGATCTGGAGGCTGATGCCGCACAGGTGACCCAGACGCTGCAGCCTATTGAACGGGAAGCTCGAATAGACGCCACGGAAGAAACGTTCCTGATGCGCATTCGGCCTTACAGGCGGACGGACGATCGGCTTGATGGCTGCATTATCACATTCGTTGATATCACCGGACTGAAAAAAGTGGAGAAACAGCTCCAGCAGAACGCGGACACCCTTTCCCGTCAGTATGCAGAGCTTGAGTCGCTTTACGATATGACGCCGGTCGGCCTGAACCTGCTTGATCGCGACCTGCGCTATTTGAGGATCAATGAACGCCTCGCCGCCATCAATGGGTTCCCCGTCAAAGATCATATCGGCAAGCGCCAGGATGAGCTTGTCCCCGATATTGACGAAAAGGTCAGGGCCACGCAGCTGGAGGTTCTGCGCACCGGCACGGCGAGCCTCGGCAATGAAGTTGAAGGCACCACACCGGCTGACCCTCATGAGAAGCGGTACTGGCTCGTCGACTATTACCCTGTCGTGAAAGACGGCGTTGCGATCGCCGTAGGCTGCTGCGTCACCGACGTGACCGAACAGAAGCGGCTGCAGCAGGCGGTTGAGCGCGGCATCTCCGCCCTCGCTGAAAGTGAGAAAAAACTTCGTCGCATTTTCGACGAAGCGCCGGTCTATATCGCCCTGCACGAAGGGTCTGAGCACCGGTATCTCTACGCAAATTCCGCCCTAAAGGAATTGATTGGTGAGCCGAACATTGAGGGGAAAGCCCTGCGCGACGTTCTTCCGCTGGTTTCGGACGTGCAGCAGCACGCCCATTTTGACAGTGTCCTGACAACTGGGGAGGCCGTCCAGCTGCCGGACCTGCGGATCACGGTCAGACCCGATGACGGCGAAACCCGCGATGACCGCTGGTATAGCGTCACCCTGCAGCCGTGGTTTGGCCCCGATGGCAAGCCCGAAGGCGTGATGAGCTTTTCCTTTGATGTCACCGAGCAGGTGCTGGCGCGCAAGACCATCGAGGCCAGCGAGCTGCGCCTCAATTTCGCGCTGGAGGCCAGCCGCCTCGGCGTGTGGGAGCTCGACCTGACGACCAAGACCGCGCAGCGGACCGCCCGTCATGACAGCATCTTTGGCTATCAGAGCCCGCTGGACCGCTGGACCGCCGACCAGTTCGTCGAACACGTCCTGCCCGATGATCGCGAAGCGGTACAACAGGGTCTGGCCATCGCGATTGAAAACGGTGTGGATTGGCAGTTCCAGTGCCAGATCCGGCGTGCCGACTGCGCGATCCGCTGGATCGAAGGCCACGGTCGACCGCAGATGGACGAGAGCGGCAGACCAGTTCGTATCCTCGGCACTGTCGTTGACATCACCGAGCGCAAGCTTGCCGAAGAGAACCAGACCCTCCTGCTGCATGAGCTTCAGCACCGGGTGAAAAACACTATGGCCACCACCCTGGCCATCGTCCAGTTTTCGGCCAAGCGGGCAACAGACGTGGCCTCCTTCAGCAAGACCTTGCGCAATCGCCTGAGCGCGATTTCCCGGACCCATGACCTTCTGACGAAGGGAAACTGGGAAGGCGCTTACTTACGGGCGGTTTTTGACACCGAACTCAGCGCCTATACGGGCGGGCCCAACCACCGGGCACGGTATGAGGGCGAGGACGTCTATCTGGATGCCAAGCAGATGCTGTCCCTGACACTTGGCCTTCATGAGCTTGCCACCAATGCCGCCAAATACGGCGCCCTTTCGTCCGATGAAGGGACGGTTGTGTTCACGGTCCGCACCGATGAGGACCGGATGGTGCACCTGACCTGGGAAGAGATGGGCGGTCCGACAGTGACGCCACCTCAGGACGGCGCGTCCGGCTTTGGGTCATTCCTCCTGAACAGGGTGTTGGGATCGGACCTGAAAGGCACTACAGAGGTCGAATACCGCCCTGAGGGCCTGCGATGCCAAATTCATTTTCCTTTGGCACAATAG
- a CDS encoding SDR family oxidoreductase: MTLTDLKDPRTLYPQPPFEKQPQPAPGFTEKMDPRPDHGEDSYIGHGRLAGRKALITGGDSGIGRAAAIAMVREGAVVTLNYLPDEEEDARSLQSLLAKDGEVHLIPGDITDKAFCRALIKDAAGQMGGLDILVNNAAKQVRQESIDDISDEQFDGTMKTNVYALFWLTTAAMKIMPPGSTIINVSSTQGFNPAPVLIDYATSKFAIRGFTEALAQGAIEKGIRVNGIAPGPFWTPLQPSTGQSQDKVQHFGEATPMGRPGQPAELGGAFVFLASQESSYMTGEFIGVTGGKPIS; this comes from the coding sequence ATGACACTGACCGACCTGAAAGACCCGCGCACGCTTTACCCGCAACCACCATTTGAAAAACAACCGCAGCCGGCGCCCGGCTTTACGGAAAAAATGGACCCACGGCCCGATCATGGCGAAGACAGCTATATCGGTCATGGCCGCTTGGCTGGCCGGAAAGCGCTCATCACCGGTGGGGATTCCGGCATTGGTCGTGCTGCGGCCATCGCCATGGTCCGCGAAGGGGCCGTCGTCACACTCAATTACCTGCCCGACGAAGAAGAGGACGCCAGGTCACTGCAGTCTCTGCTGGCGAAGGATGGCGAGGTTCATCTGATCCCCGGCGATATCACCGACAAGGCTTTCTGCCGGGCATTGATCAAGGATGCGGCTGGCCAGATGGGCGGCCTCGACATTCTGGTCAACAATGCCGCCAAGCAGGTGCGTCAGGAATCCATCGACGACATTTCCGACGAGCAGTTCGACGGTACGATGAAGACGAATGTCTATGCCCTCTTCTGGCTGACCACCGCCGCGATGAAGATCATGCCGCCGGGCAGCACCATCATCAACGTGTCTTCGACCCAGGGGTTTAACCCGGCACCTGTCCTGATCGACTACGCAACCTCGAAGTTTGCCATTCGCGGGTTTACTGAGGCGCTGGCACAGGGGGCAATTGAGAAGGGTATCCGGGTCAATGGCATCGCGCCGGGGCCGTTCTGGACGCCATTGCAACCGTCGACCGGCCAGTCCCAGGACAAGGTGCAACATTTCGGCGAAGCGACACCCATGGGGCGTCCGGGCCAACCGGCAGAACTGGGCGGCGCGTTCGTGTTCCTCGCGTCTCAGGAGTCGAGCTACATGACCGGTGAATTCATTGGCGTAACGGGCGGCAAGCCGATTTCCTGA
- a CDS encoding SDR family oxidoreductase: MRILVAGATGQTGRLLTHQLADSGHTPVALVRESSDVSVLPAGCETRTGDLQDLPQGIADNVDAIVFAAGSGGDTGEEMTDRIDRDGAKALIDVAKNSGIERFVMLSSVGADRPSSGPDGLQHYLEAKQAADQHLEQSGLNYTIVRPVRLTNEGLTGQITLSTDHLNSGEISRADVASTLAASLGEPAASNRIFEIASGPTDISTAIKSLH; encoded by the coding sequence ATGCGCATTCTCGTTGCAGGAGCAACCGGGCAAACTGGCCGCTTGCTTACCCACCAATTGGCCGACAGCGGCCATACACCCGTCGCCCTGGTCCGCGAAAGTTCCGATGTTTCCGTTCTGCCTGCAGGGTGCGAAACCCGCACGGGGGACCTGCAGGATCTGCCGCAAGGCATTGCCGATAATGTCGATGCGATTGTGTTTGCGGCCGGGTCCGGCGGCGACACAGGCGAAGAGATGACCGACCGGATCGACCGCGACGGCGCCAAGGCCCTTATCGACGTTGCAAAGAATTCAGGCATCGAGCGGTTCGTCATGCTCAGCTCGGTCGGTGCGGACCGGCCATCCAGCGGTCCTGATGGCCTGCAGCATTATCTCGAAGCCAAGCAGGCGGCTGACCAGCATCTTGAGCAGTCCGGTCTCAACTACACGATCGTCCGTCCTGTGCGACTGACAAACGAAGGCCTGACGGGCCAGATCACCCTCTCGACCGATCATTTGAACAGCGGCGAGATTTCTCGCGCTGACGTCGCCTCGACATTGGCTGCCAGCCTTGGCGAACCCGCTGCCAGCAACCGCATTTTCGAGATTGCGTCAGGTCCCACTGACATTTCGACTGCAATCAAAAGCCTGCATTAG